A genomic stretch from Flavobacterium nitratireducens includes:
- a CDS encoding tetratricopeptide repeat protein, producing MANLPSENSFYFYNPNTVSFGKVAFKKNWGKRTLGGYWRLSSTSSLANQQQNDSTAVVSEEATAGNPKPVEEVNPRYTPDFYIGQLPTATTAIDSIAKERNDAYYQLGVIYKEKFKENELAAKKLEQLLSYQPEEKLVLPIMYHLYKIYQTFDSEKAETYRSKILAQYPDSRYAQILNNANVVIDEGSPEVVYKKIYQQYLNEEFDVVMAKIDGLINQFSGEEIVSKLELLKANTIGKQNGLAAYKAALENVASNYPNTEEGKNATSILAEQIPLLENKNFEKTASKNWKILYPVAITALNDKKTIEEKIAKFIQLENTSKMNVSYQNYDATSGFVIVQGISSQDYANYVASMLKENPTYKMETAAIVISNENYNLVQMKKNLNLYLEFKKQ from the coding sequence ATGGCAAATCTTCCATCGGAAAACAGTTTTTATTTTTACAATCCCAATACAGTTTCTTTTGGAAAAGTAGCATTTAAGAAAAATTGGGGCAAACGTACTTTAGGAGGCTATTGGAGACTCTCTTCGACATCGAGTCTTGCTAATCAGCAACAAAATGATTCTACAGCGGTAGTTTCAGAAGAAGCAACAGCCGGAAATCCAAAACCAGTAGAGGAAGTAAATCCAAGATATACTCCAGATTTTTATATTGGGCAATTACCTACAGCAACAACAGCTATTGATAGTATTGCTAAGGAACGTAATGATGCTTATTATCAATTAGGAGTTATTTACAAAGAGAAGTTCAAAGAAAATGAACTAGCAGCCAAAAAACTCGAGCAATTATTGAGCTATCAACCCGAAGAAAAATTGGTCCTTCCTATTATGTACCATTTGTATAAAATTTATCAAACTTTTGATAGCGAAAAAGCAGAAACCTACAGAAGTAAGATTCTTGCACAGTATCCTGACTCAAGATATGCTCAAATACTCAATAATGCTAATGTTGTAATCGATGAAGGGAGTCCAGAAGTGGTTTATAAAAAAATCTACCAGCAATACCTTAACGAAGAATTTGATGTGGTGATGGCAAAAATTGACGGATTAATTAATCAATTTTCAGGTGAAGAAATTGTCTCTAAATTAGAATTGCTTAAAGCCAATACGATTGGAAAACAAAATGGATTAGCAGCATACAAAGCAGCCTTGGAAAATGTAGCCAGCAATTATCCTAATACCGAAGAAGGTAAAAATGCTACGAGTATCTTAGCAGAACAAATTCCGTTGTTAGAAAATAAAAATTTTGAAAAAACAGCATCCAAAAATTGGAAAATTTTATATCCTGTAGCAATAACAGCACTAAATGATAAAAAAACGATTGAGGAGAAAATAGCTAAATTTATTCAGCTTGAAAACACCTCAAAAATGAACGTAAGCTATCAAAATTATGATGCTACCAGTGGATTTGTAATTGTTCAGGGTATTAGTTCACAGGACTATGCTAATTATGTTGCCTCAATGCTTAAGGAAAATCCAACTTATAAAATGGAAACTGCAGCAATTGTAATATCAAACGAAAATTACAATCTTGTGCAAATGAAGAAAAATCTAAATTTATATTTAGAATTTAAAAAGCAATAA
- the atpB gene encoding F0F1 ATP synthase subunit A, which yields MVIIKRPLRLILVAFLACLPLISFANEEVNSVQTHEATTHEAVAEGHNKEGHAESTDVKSKIKAFINHHVLDSHDFSLTQDDETGESWGFPLPVILWDNGLHIFSSAKFHHGKEVAESNGNYYVINHHDGKIYKTDASGTIHENEETGHPDNVRPIDFSITKTVVSIIAAAILMFFVFTNLAKSYAKNGGIATGVGRFFEPLVVYVRDEIAIPNIGEKKYKKYMSYLLTIFFFVLFLNIFGLTPLGINATGNFTVTFSLALLTFLITNLTANKNYWGHIFWMPGVPKPMRIILAPIELLGVFIKPFSLMIRLYANIFAGHIVLMSILGLMFIFKSWIGSSLSFGLAFVLSILEILVAFLQAYIFTMLSALYFGAAVEEHHHEEGHH from the coding sequence ATGGTGATTATAAAGAGACCACTTAGATTGATTTTAGTAGCATTTTTAGCGTGTCTTCCGTTGATTAGTTTTGCAAATGAAGAAGTTAATTCGGTTCAAACTCATGAAGCAACCACTCATGAAGCTGTAGCTGAAGGCCACAATAAAGAAGGTCATGCAGAGTCAACTGATGTAAAATCAAAAATCAAAGCATTTATTAATCACCACGTTTTAGATTCTCATGATTTCTCATTAACTCAAGATGATGAAACAGGAGAAAGCTGGGGATTTCCATTACCAGTTATCTTGTGGGATAATGGTTTGCATATTTTTTCTTCTGCTAAATTTCACCACGGAAAAGAAGTAGCTGAGTCTAACGGAAATTATTATGTAATTAATCACCACGATGGTAAAATCTATAAAACAGATGCATCAGGGACAATTCATGAGAATGAAGAAACAGGTCACCCTGACAATGTTCGTCCTATAGACTTTTCAATCACTAAAACTGTAGTTTCAATTATTGCAGCTGCAATTTTAATGTTTTTTGTTTTCACAAACTTAGCTAAATCGTATGCTAAAAATGGTGGAATTGCTACTGGAGTTGGACGTTTCTTTGAGCCACTTGTAGTGTATGTTCGTGACGAAATTGCGATCCCAAATATTGGAGAAAAGAAATACAAAAAATACATGAGTTATTTATTGACTATTTTCTTCTTTGTATTATTCTTAAATATTTTTGGATTAACACCACTTGGAATTAATGCTACTGGAAACTTTACAGTAACTTTTTCTTTGGCGCTTTTGACTTTCTTGATTACAAATTTAACTGCAAATAAAAATTATTGGGGTCACATTTTCTGGATGCCAGGTGTACCAAAACCAATGCGTATCATTTTAGCACCAATTGAATTGTTAGGAGTGTTTATCAAACCATTCTCATTAATGATTCGTTTGTATGCTAATATTTTTGCAGGTCACATTGTATTGATGAGTATCTTAGGTTTAATGTTTATTTTCAAAAGTTGGATCGGAAGTAGTTTATCATTTGGATTAGCTTTTGTTCTTTCAATCCTTGAAATCTTGGTGGCATTTTTACAAGCCTATATTTTCACAATGTTATCAGCACTTTATTTTGGTGCTGCTGTTGAAGAACACCACCACGAAGAAGGGCACCACTAA
- a CDS encoding bactofilin family protein: MFNKKEKPYTDLLGKTNRIVEGTVIKGDIVSMADFRLDGELIGNFQSTGKLVIGPSGSVTGDISCNNIDIEGKFKGKIQVTELLNVKSKASIHGEAIVGKLAVEPGADFSATCIMKNNQIIE; the protein is encoded by the coding sequence ATGTTTAATAAAAAAGAAAAACCGTATACTGACCTTTTAGGAAAAACCAATCGAATAGTGGAAGGTACGGTAATAAAAGGGGATATCGTTTCTATGGCTGATTTTAGATTGGATGGAGAATTAATAGGTAATTTTCAATCTACAGGTAAATTGGTTATTGGGCCTTCGGGCAGTGTTACAGGTGATATAAGTTGCAACAATATTGATATTGAAGGGAAATTTAAAGGAAAAATTCAAGTGACGGAATTGTTAAATGTAAAATCTAAGGCGAGTATTCATGGTGAAGCCATTGTAGGCAAATTAGCAGTTGAACCGGGTGCCGATTTTAGCGCAACTTGTATCATGAAAAACAATCAAATAATAGAATAG
- the atpE gene encoding ATP synthase F0 subunit C, producing the protein MEIPQIIGAGLIVIGAALGIGKIGSSAMDAIARQPEASGKIQTAMLIAAALIEGIGFAALFAA; encoded by the coding sequence ATGGAAATTCCACAAATTATTGGAGCTGGATTAATCGTTATCGGAGCAGCTTTAGGTATTGGTAAAATCGGTAGTTCAGCAATGGACGCTATTGCTCGTCAACCAGAAGCTTCAGGAAAAATCCAAACAGCTATGCTTATCGCTGCTGCACTTATTGAAGGTATTGGTTTCGCGGCTTTATTCGCAGCTTAA
- a CDS encoding F0F1 ATP synthase subunit B, with protein sequence MEKLINQFEFGLFFWQVLIFVGLIFLLKKFAWKPILDAVNEREEGIKNALVSAENARKEMQDLQADNQRILNEARAERDAMLKEAREMKEKMVADAKNEAQAQGQKMIDQAKAAIESEKNAAMAELKSQVSTLSLSIAEKLLKDELSNTEAQTKLVEKMLGDVKLN encoded by the coding sequence ATGGAAAAGTTAATTAATCAGTTTGAGTTTGGTTTGTTTTTTTGGCAAGTATTAATATTTGTTGGATTAATATTTTTATTAAAAAAATTCGCTTGGAAACCTATTCTTGATGCAGTTAATGAAAGAGAAGAAGGAATCAAAAACGCATTAGTTTCTGCTGAAAACGCAAGAAAAGAAATGCAAGATCTTCAAGCTGATAATCAAAGAATTTTAAACGAAGCTAGAGCAGAGCGTGATGCTATGTTGAAAGAAGCTCGTGAGATGAAAGAGAAAATGGTTGCTGATGCTAAAAATGAAGCTCAGGCTCAAGGTCAAAAAATGATTGATCAAGCTAAAGCTGCAATTGAAAGCGAGAAAAATGCAGCTATGGCTGAATTAAAATCTCAAGTTTCTACATTATCATTGAGTATCGCAGAAAAATTATTGAAAGACGAATTATCTAATACTGAAGCTCAAACTAAATTAGTTGAGAAAATGTTAGGTGACGTAAAGCTAAACTAA
- a CDS encoding ferredoxin--NADP reductase, translating to MPNFLKLLIKEVKRETAAAVSILFNVPEELKENYKFIAGQYVNLRLTLDGKEIRRAYSICSSPESGELRIAVKAVKDGLFSQFANNKLKAGDVLEVGKPEGKFTFEPEVNRQKNYVAFVSGSGITPVMSIIKSVLKSEPKSSFVLVYGNKSPEETIFHQELHDLHLQYVNRLFVHYVYSQARAEDALFGRIDKSVVNYVLNNKNAALEFEKFYLCGPEAMIDTVSNVLKEKNVKDSAIKFELFTASAFENEIKDLSGHSKITIMVDDEETSFEMSQKETILEAALKQGIDAPYSCQGGICSSCLCRVTEGSAEMKKNSILTVKEIAEGLILSCQAHPTSDTIYVDFDDV from the coding sequence ATGCCAAATTTTTTGAAACTCCTTATAAAAGAGGTAAAAAGGGAAACGGCTGCTGCTGTTTCTATCCTTTTTAATGTGCCTGAAGAATTAAAAGAGAATTATAAATTCATTGCAGGACAATATGTAAACCTAAGATTAACCCTTGACGGAAAAGAAATTCGTCGTGCGTATTCTATTTGCTCTTCGCCTGAAAGTGGCGAATTGCGCATTGCTGTGAAAGCGGTAAAAGATGGTTTGTTTTCTCAGTTTGCTAATAACAAATTAAAAGCTGGAGATGTTCTTGAAGTAGGAAAACCAGAAGGAAAATTTACATTTGAACCAGAAGTTAATCGTCAAAAAAATTACGTAGCTTTTGTTTCTGGTAGTGGAATTACTCCCGTAATGTCGATTATCAAATCGGTTTTAAAAAGTGAGCCAAAAAGTTCATTTGTATTGGTTTACGGGAACAAATCTCCTGAAGAAACCATTTTTCACCAAGAATTACACGACTTGCATTTGCAATATGTAAACCGCTTATTTGTACACTATGTTTATAGTCAGGCAAGAGCAGAAGATGCTTTGTTTGGTCGCATAGACAAATCGGTAGTGAATTATGTTTTAAATAATAAAAATGCAGCTTTAGAATTCGAAAAATTCTATTTGTGCGGACCGGAAGCGATGATTGATACGGTTTCTAATGTTTTAAAAGAGAAAAACGTAAAGGACTCGGCTATCAAGTTTGAATTGTTCACGGCTTCGGCTTTTGAAAACGAAATCAAAGATTTATCAGGACATTCGAAAATTACCATTATGGTGGATGACGAAGAAACTTCGTTTGAAATGTCTCAAAAAGAAACGATTCTGGAGGCAGCCTTAAAACAAGGTATTGATGCTCCGTATTCTTGCCAAGGCGGAATTTGCAGCAGCTGTCTTTGCCGAGTAACAGAAGGAAGTGCCGAAATGAAGAAAAACTCAATCTTAACAGTCAAAGAAATTGCCGAAGGTTTAATTTTAAGCTGTCAGGCACACCCAACATCAGATACAATTTATGTAGATTTTGATGATGTGTAA
- the atpA gene encoding F0F1 ATP synthase subunit alpha, whose amino-acid sequence MAEIKPAEISAILRKQVEGFESGATLEEVGTVLQVGDGIARIYGLSNVQYGELVEFENGLEAIVLNLEEDNVGVVLLGPSTGIKEGSTAKRTQRIASLKVGEQMVGRVVNTLGQPIDGKGPIGGELYEMPLERKAPGVVFRQPVTEPLQTGVKAVDAMIPVGRGQRELVIGDRQTGKSTVCIDTILNQKEFYDAGKPVFCIYVAIGQKASTVAGIAKMLEEKGAMAYTVIVAANASDPAPMQVYAPFAGAAIGEYFRDSGRPALIVYDDLSKQAVAYREVSLLLRRPPGREAYPGDVFYLHSRLLERACKVIADDGIAKNMNDLPESIKGIVKGGGSLTALPIIETQAGDVSAYIPTNVISITDGQIFLDGDLFNSGVRPAINVGISVSRVGGNAQIKSMKKVSGTLKLDQAQFRELEAFAKFGSDLDAVTLNVIEKGKRNVEILKQGLNDPYTVEDQVAIIYAGSKNLLRNVPVAKVKEFEKDFLEFMNAKHRPTLDALKAGKLDDTITDVIESVAKEVSAKYN is encoded by the coding sequence ATGGCGGAAATCAAACCAGCTGAAATTTCAGCAATATTAAGAAAGCAAGTAGAAGGTTTTGAATCTGGCGCTACGCTAGAGGAAGTAGGAACGGTACTTCAAGTTGGAGATGGTATTGCTCGTATTTACGGGCTTTCAAATGTACAATACGGAGAGTTAGTAGAATTTGAAAATGGTCTTGAGGCTATTGTATTGAACTTAGAAGAAGATAATGTAGGTGTGGTACTTTTAGGACCATCTACTGGAATCAAAGAAGGTTCTACTGCAAAAAGAACACAACGTATCGCTTCTCTTAAAGTAGGAGAGCAAATGGTAGGACGTGTAGTAAACACTTTAGGTCAACCAATTGATGGTAAAGGACCAATCGGTGGAGAATTATACGAAATGCCATTGGAAAGAAAAGCTCCTGGAGTAGTTTTCCGTCAACCAGTTACTGAGCCATTACAAACTGGAGTAAAAGCAGTAGATGCAATGATCCCAGTAGGTCGTGGACAACGTGAGTTGGTTATTGGTGACCGTCAAACAGGTAAATCAACTGTTTGTATCGACACTATCTTAAATCAAAAAGAATTTTATGATGCTGGTAAACCAGTATTTTGTATCTATGTTGCTATTGGACAAAAAGCTTCAACGGTAGCAGGAATTGCAAAAATGTTAGAAGAAAAAGGAGCAATGGCTTATACAGTTATCGTCGCTGCTAATGCTTCTGACCCAGCTCCAATGCAAGTTTACGCTCCATTCGCTGGTGCTGCTATTGGAGAATATTTCAGAGATTCAGGTCGTCCAGCTTTAATTGTTTATGATGATTTATCTAAACAAGCTGTTGCTTACCGTGAGGTATCTCTTTTATTAAGAAGACCACCGGGACGTGAGGCATATCCTGGAGACGTTTTCTACTTACACTCTCGTTTATTAGAGCGTGCTTGTAAAGTAATCGCTGATGACGGAATTGCTAAAAACATGAACGACTTACCAGAGTCTATCAAAGGAATCGTTAAAGGTGGAGGTTCATTAACTGCTTTACCAATTATCGAAACTCAGGCTGGTGACGTTTCTGCATATATCCCAACAAACGTAATCTCTATTACTGACGGACAAATCTTCCTTGATGGTGACTTGTTCAACTCTGGGGTTCGTCCTGCAATCAACGTAGGTATCTCTGTATCACGTGTAGGAGGTAATGCTCAAATTAAATCAATGAAAAAAGTATCTGGTACTTTAAAATTAGACCAGGCTCAATTCCGTGAGTTAGAAGCTTTCGCTAAATTTGGTTCTGATTTAGATGCTGTTACATTAAACGTAATTGAAAAAGGAAAAAGAAACGTTGAAATCTTAAAACAAGGTTTGAACGATCCTTATACTGTAGAAGACCAAGTAGCAATTATCTATGCTGGATCTAAAAACTTATTAAGAAATGTTCCTGTTGCTAAAGTAAAAGAATTCGAGAAAGATTTCTTAGAATTCATGAACGCTAAGCACAGACCAACTCTTGATGCTTTAAAAGCAGGTAAACTTGATGATACAATTACTGATGTTATCGAATCAGTAGCGAAAGAAGTTTCTGCAAAATATAACTAA
- a CDS encoding AtpZ/AtpI family protein has protein sequence MDKKPNNKRTSKWLALINIPIQMGVIIFLFSYLGDWLDENHPHPKFYYNKVLVLVGVFVALYNVIRQVNEINKDKE, from the coding sequence ATGGATAAAAAGCCTAACAATAAAAGAACAAGTAAATGGTTAGCCTTGATAAACATTCCAATTCAAATGGGAGTGATCATTTTTTTGTTTTCTTATTTAGGTGATTGGCTAGATGAGAATCATCCGCATCCTAAATTCTATTACAATAAAGTGTTGGTTTTAGTAGGTGTTTTTGTGGCACTGTACAATGTGATACGTCAAGTTAATGAAATTAATAAGGATAAAGAATAG
- a CDS encoding outer membrane beta-barrel protein: MGSGFGFTTFDLFDKTMEKEYKRSYTNFFPAATFTYRYKSNSNLRFDYQGYTRQPTLDQLQPLRNNQDFFNQTLGNPDLKQSFTNNINIGQSSYDMLSETQIYQGLSFSTTTNAIIYSSVIDTQTAKTTSKPINTNGNFSGNYYMGYGFKIKKIDLRADFSPSFGFNKSILSINNNMSKAENLNAGFSVYLNKSKQKQYDISLSNQFTYNRNSTTQNTEIKSFNTNTLDLVVGVYFAEKWKLSTDYSLNTRQKTVDFQDNLTSQLWNARLERNFKKDEFTAYIMIRDILNQNIGIQRNVYQNTISQEQNDRLKRYVMVGFTWNFKNGADKAKK, from the coding sequence ATTGGAAGTGGTTTTGGTTTCACCACTTTTGATTTATTCGATAAAACAATGGAAAAGGAGTACAAGCGAAGCTATACTAATTTTTTTCCAGCTGCAACGTTCACTTACCGATATAAAAGCAATAGTAATTTACGATTTGATTATCAAGGTTACACTAGACAACCTACACTGGATCAATTGCAGCCTTTAAGAAACAATCAAGACTTTTTTAATCAAACTTTGGGTAATCCTGATTTAAAACAATCTTTTACAAATAATATAAACATAGGTCAGAGTAGTTATGATATGCTTTCTGAAACTCAAATCTATCAAGGGCTTTCATTTAGTACAACAACAAACGCTATTATTTATAGCAGTGTAATAGATACTCAAACGGCTAAAACTACTTCAAAACCAATTAATACTAATGGAAATTTTTCTGGAAATTATTATATGGGTTATGGATTTAAAATTAAGAAAATAGATTTGAGAGCTGATTTTAGTCCTTCTTTTGGATTTAATAAGTCAATTTTAAGCATTAATAACAATATGAGTAAAGCAGAGAATCTGAATGCGGGATTTTCGGTTTATTTGAATAAGTCAAAACAAAAACAATACGATATTAGTTTAAGTAATCAATTTACCTACAATCGAAATAGCACCACTCAAAATACGGAAATCAAATCGTTCAATACAAACACCCTAGATTTAGTTGTAGGTGTATATTTTGCAGAAAAATGGAAGTTATCTACTGATTACAGCTTAAATACTAGACAAAAAACAGTTGATTTTCAGGATAATTTAACCAGTCAGTTGTGGAATGCAAGGTTGGAACGTAATTTTAAGAAAGACGAGTTTACAGCTTATATAATGATTAGAGATATTTTAAATCAAAATATTGGTATACAAAGAAATGTGTATCAAAATACCATTAGTCAGGAACAAAACGACCGATTGAAGCGATATGTGATGGTAGGCTTTACTTGGAATTTTAAAAATGGAGCAGATAAAGCAAAGAAATAA
- a CDS encoding GLPGLI family protein, producing MMKTLYYIITALLFTTTTFAQQFVEKAVIEFEVSTNLKKTMTNDSWDEMMKENLSDLKISYFNYTFANNKSVFKFNRWSPKTRIPKYYKEVDEENSWYFDFNTGTMNMQKQIVGTNFVIADSIPKIEWKITNENREIAGYNCRKAVGKIMNDVYVFAFYTDDITISGGPCSISGLPGMILGLTIPRLYTSYIATKVDVSYSNAAEITPVTAKKTYDFTGLKSLIEEKTKDWFSYGDNKEENERQKNMFIWNAFL from the coding sequence ATGATGAAGACACTATATTATATAATTACAGCGCTATTATTTACAACAACTACTTTTGCTCAGCAATTTGTAGAAAAGGCGGTTATTGAATTTGAAGTGAGTACCAATCTAAAAAAAACGATGACTAATGATAGTTGGGACGAGATGATGAAAGAGAATCTTTCGGATTTAAAAATATCCTATTTCAACTATACTTTTGCGAATAATAAAAGTGTTTTCAAATTCAACAGATGGAGCCCAAAAACCAGAATTCCAAAATATTACAAAGAAGTAGATGAAGAAAACAGTTGGTATTTTGACTTCAATACAGGAACAATGAACATGCAAAAACAAATTGTAGGGACAAATTTTGTCATTGCCGATAGTATTCCTAAAATTGAATGGAAAATTACTAATGAAAACCGAGAAATAGCAGGTTATAATTGCCGAAAAGCGGTAGGTAAAATTATGAATGATGTTTATGTTTTTGCCTTTTACACCGATGATATCACCATTTCAGGCGGTCCTTGTTCTATAAGTGGTTTGCCGGGTATGATTTTAGGACTTACTATTCCTAGATTGTATACTTCGTATATTGCTACAAAGGTTGATGTTAGTTATAGTAATGCAGCAGAAATAACTCCTGTTACAGCCAAAAAAACCTATGATTTTACAGGTTTAAAGTCATTGATTGAAGAAAAAACAAAAGATTGGTTTAGTTATGGTGATAACAAAGAAGAAAACGAACGTCAAAAAAATATGTTTATTTGGAATGCTTTCCTGTAG
- the atpH gene encoding ATP synthase F1 subunit delta, with the protein MAGTRAAIRYAKAILDMADSIGVASEVNNDMILIASTIKSNSELNTFIQSPTISVDVKEKALLEVFASINGVTKGLFHLLFENKRFEILEAIAVAYSSQFDAANGVEVAKVTTAIPMDAALEAKVLAKIASLSDKKVTIKNIVDPAIIGGFILTIGDKQYNASIANRLQVLRKELSN; encoded by the coding sequence ATGGCAGGTACAAGAGCAGCAATTCGTTATGCAAAAGCAATCCTTGATATGGCAGACTCTATTGGAGTAGCTAGCGAGGTGAATAACGATATGATTTTAATCGCTTCAACAATTAAAAGTAATTCTGAGTTAAATACTTTTATTCAGAGTCCTACTATTAGTGTTGATGTTAAAGAAAAAGCATTGTTAGAGGTTTTTGCTTCTATTAATGGAGTAACTAAAGGATTGTTTCATTTATTATTTGAAAATAAAAGATTCGAAATCCTTGAAGCTATTGCAGTAGCTTATTCAAGTCAATTTGATGCAGCTAATGGTGTTGAAGTAGCCAAAGTAACAACAGCTATTCCAATGGATGCAGCTTTAGAAGCTAAAGTATTGGCTAAAATTGCATCTTTGTCAGATAAAAAAGTGACAATCAAAAATATAGTAGATCCTGCTATCATTGGAGGATTTATTTTAACTATAGGTGATAAGCAATACAATGCATCTATCGCTAACCGATTACAAGTATTAAGAAAAGAATTAAGTAACTAG
- a CDS encoding tetratricopeptide repeat protein, giving the protein MKTNRFKYYIPLGCLCILVACSTRKDTFLARNSHALSTQYNILYNGQIALDKGIKAIDASNQDNFWELLPVEPMNIDEDLVVADTSKNVDFAKAEEKATKAIQKHSMYIKGRERNSQIDEAYILLGKARYYDKRFIPALDAFNYVLYKYPNSSRIDEAKIWREKTNMRLGNDVLAIKNISKMLKETHPKKQIMADANALMAASFLNLEEKDSAIVRLKKAVNFSTRNNEKARYRFIIGQLYQEKGDNDQARAYFEAVIKMNRKSDRKYMMHSQALLAQLFDYQNGDKLAFDEKYHKLLENRENRPYLDILNHQMAIFYDKTGKEDKAIEYYTTSLRKSQSDNYLTASNYRNIGNIHFRNARYLQAATYYDSTLVKLNPKTREFIHIEKRRKNLDEVIFYEAIALRNDSILRVVALPEAEKIAYYEEQIQKFKKEDEAKKS; this is encoded by the coding sequence TTGAAAACCAATAGATTTAAATATTACATTCCTTTAGGATGTTTGTGCATATTAGTAGCCTGCTCTACAAGGAAGGATACTTTTTTGGCTAGAAATTCACATGCCCTAAGTACACAGTATAACATTTTATATAATGGACAAATTGCATTGGATAAGGGAATCAAGGCAATCGATGCGAGTAACCAAGATAATTTTTGGGAACTTTTGCCAGTTGAGCCTATGAATATTGATGAAGATCTAGTGGTGGCAGATACCTCTAAAAATGTCGATTTTGCAAAAGCAGAGGAAAAAGCAACTAAGGCTATTCAAAAGCATTCCATGTATATTAAAGGAAGGGAGCGCAACTCGCAAATCGATGAAGCTTATATATTATTAGGTAAAGCACGTTATTACGACAAACGTTTTATTCCCGCATTGGATGCTTTTAATTATGTTTTGTATAAATATCCTAATAGTAGCCGTATAGATGAGGCTAAAATTTGGCGTGAAAAAACCAATATGCGTTTAGGAAATGATGTTTTAGCTATTAAAAACATTTCTAAAATGCTCAAGGAAACCCATCCCAAAAAACAAATTATGGCTGATGCCAATGCTCTAATGGCTGCCTCTTTTTTGAATTTAGAGGAAAAAGACAGTGCTATTGTTCGTTTAAAAAAAGCAGTCAATTTTAGCACCCGAAACAATGAAAAAGCCAGATACCGTTTTATTATAGGACAATTGTATCAAGAGAAAGGGGATAATGATCAAGCAAGAGCTTATTTTGAAGCCGTAATTAAGATGAACCGAAAATCGGATAGAAAGTACATGATGCATTCTCAAGCCCTGTTAGCCCAGCTATTCGATTATCAAAATGGGGACAAATTGGCCTTTGATGAAAAATACCATAAATTGTTGGAAAACAGAGAAAATCGTCCGTATTTGGATATTTTAAATCATCAAATGGCGATTTTTTATGATAAAACAGGAAAGGAAGATAAGGCTATTGAATACTATACTACCTCTTTGAGGAAATCCCAATCGGATAATTATTTAACAGCTTCCAATTATAGAAATATTGGAAATATTCATTTCAGAAATGCTCGTTATTTACAAGCGGCTACATATTACGATAGTACTTTGGTAAAATTAAATCCTAAGACCAGAGAATTTATTCATATTGAAAAGAGACGTAAAAATTTGGATGAAGTTATTTTCTACGAAGCAATTGCACTTAGGAATGATAGTATCCTTAGAGTAGTAGCATTACCAGAAGCAGAAAAAATAGCGTACTACGAAGAGCAAATCCAAAAGTTTAAAAAAGAGGATGAGGCTAAAAAAAGTTAG